One segment of Drosophila ananassae strain 14024-0371.13 chromosome 3R, ASM1763931v2, whole genome shotgun sequence DNA contains the following:
- the LOC6498671 gene encoding uncharacterized protein LOC6498671 has product MDEQKQLEVMSNETSSSVGGLRRQPTKYPHGLNITVQTIDDTDNDGSLKDPSDYSRTSSESCWSETQKYHIGMLGSSETLAELQVRRYKYPLTANYYLNGKSVMDRPTQKPTPWMLLGYARRACRWKYLRWPIIFVASVLLFFGLITYCLWLHDVSVARAKFLQRRYEASLTSSTSPTSNELWDEEVTSTTELREPQETTRLQQTPEEEQSTELSDISIGEGDEYRLEDIAEGDGDYDDTLLPADSIRFTSGHQNSFGVPIEQDKRILQLLKDLLPKPQATPAGDEHPLTRVSPTLPPPSPANVRPTEATVYTTTPSTTNNGCQSTMLPMCQGVLDYDLTNIRDGSAPRDAMAMATYQELIRSNCSARAAEFVCAALEPECRPSYIGNLPPCRRICKAILEACSVAIANSDVLSELFDCSLYPDSHESHKCEDPTKRRDYCYGNEFQCHDGSCIPQTWQCDKIKDCSGGEDEDEQCLVCEHDEFRCRSNEKCIAENLRCDLNFDCLDGSDEEDCDDFGSGDTTPFDEAELNAFPRVFSYASFLSPNETNDKLYTYITATTDEEAGTETKYQVHQVAAPAPPVPQAAAVNASAEESTGGPKGFVNFRDSKEIMMTSDSENKFKYSAQRANRTSVKFSVATAPTPAARTASAIPSSALAQQRERERVTSSTSTTTTTTSRPTTTLQPYEEVVAVGGCLPHELRCVSGKCITVNQLCDKQIDCPDAADELMCVYRERGRKTSTTTTSTTKSPSTTSIPPTTAPLTTKTTAGTTTSTTTTNPVTSTSTRRPPRTTPNRSRKPKS; this is encoded by the exons ATGGACGAACAGAAGCAGCTGGAAGTCATGTCGAATGAGACCTCATCATCAGTCGGGGGACTGAGACGCCAGCCCACCAAATATCCTCACGGCCTTAATATCACCGTTCAGACCATCGATGATACTGACAATGACGGATCTCTGAAAGATCCCAGTGACTACTCCCGCACCTCCAGCGAATCGTGCTGGAGTGAAACGCAGAAATACCACATCGGAATGCTTGGTAGCTCCGAGACCCTGGCTGAACTTCAAGTTCGTCGGTACAAGTATCCACTGACTGCCAATTACTATCTGAACGGCAAATCGGTTATGGACAGGCCCACACAGAAGCCCACACCCTGGATGCTATTGGGGTATGCTAGACGGGCTTGCCGCTGGAAATATCTGCGATGGCCCATCATCTTCGTGGCCAGTGTCTTGCTCTTTTTTGGACTGATCACCTACTGTCTCTGGTTGCACGATGTCAGTGTGGCAAGGGCCAAATTCCTGCAGCGTCGCTACGAGGCCTCTCTGACATCATCCACGAGTCCGACCAGCAACGAGCTTTGGGATGAGGAAGTCACCAGCACCACTGAGCTAAGGGAACCCCAGGAAACCACACGACTTCAGCAGACGCCAGAGGAGGAGCAGAGCACGGAATTGTCTGACATTTCAATCGGCGAAGGAGATGAATATCGTTTGGAGGATATTGCAGAAGGTGATGGGGACTATGACGACACTCTATTGCCAGCGGATAGCATTCGTTTTACTTCGGGGCACCAGAATAGTTTTGGAGTGCCCATCGAACAGGACAAGCGAATACTGCAGTTGCTCAAAGAT CTGCTTCCAAAACCCCAGGCGACTCCTGCCGGCGATGAGCATCCTTTGACCCGGGTCTCCCCCACCCTGCCACCTCCCTCGCCGGCCAATGTACGTCCCACGGAGGCCACGGTCTACACCACCACCCCCTCGACCACCAACAACGGCTGCCAGTCGACCATGCTGCCCATGTGCCAGGGAGTCCTGGACTACGATCTTACCAATATAAGGGATGGATCAGCACCGCGGGATGCGATGGCCATGGCAACCTACCAGGAGCTCATCCGGTCCAACTGTTCGGCGAGGGCGGCGGAGTTTGTGTGCGCCGCCTTAGAACCCGAGTGTCGACCCTCGTACATTGGAAACCTGCCGCCCTGCCGTCGTATTTGCAAAG CTATATTGGAGGCCTGCTCTGTGGCCATAGCCAACTCGGATGTCCTGAGCGAACTCTTCGACTGCAGCCTGTACCCCGATTCCCACGAGAGTCACAAGTGCGAGGATCCCACCAAGCGGCGGGACTATTGCTATGGAAATGAGTTCCAATGCCATGATGGCAGTTGCATTCCTCAAACCTGGCAGTGCGACAAAATCAAGGATTGCTCCGGTGGCGAGGACGAAGATGAGCAGTGTTTGGTTTGTGAACACGACGAATTCCGTTGCCGATCGAATGAGAAGTGCATTGCAGAGAACCTTCGCTGTGACCTGAACTTTGATTGTCTCGATGGCAGTGATGAGGAGGATTGCGACGACTTCGGATCGGGGGACACAACACCCTTCGATGAGGCAGAACTGAACGCCTTTCCTCGGGTCTTTTCCTATGCCAGTTTCCTGTCTCCCAATGAGACAAATGATAAGCTATATACCTACATCACAGCCACAACCGATGAGGAGGCGGGCACGGAGACCAAGTACCAGGTGCATCAGGTGGCAGCTCCGGCTCCGCCAGTTCCTCAAGCTGCTGCAGTCAATGCAAGTGCCGAGGAGTCCACGGGAGGTCCTAAGGGATTTG TCAACTTTCGCGACAGCAAGGAGATAATGATGACCAGTGATTCGGAGAACAAGTTCAAGTACTCCGCCCAGAGGGCCAATCGCACTTCGGTAAAGTTCAGTGTGGCAACTGCCCCAACTCCGGCGGCGCGGACGGCCAGTGCTATTCCCAGTTCGGCCTTGGCCCAGCAGCGGGAACGGGAGAGGGTCACCAGCTCCACttcaaccacaacaacaacgacaTCCAGGCCAACCACTACATTGCAGCCTTATGAGGAGGTCGTAGCGGTGGGAGGTTGCCTGCCCCACGAACTCAGATGCGTTAGTGGCAAGTGCATCACAGTGAACCAATTGTGCGATAAG CAAATTGATTGTCCGGATGCAGCCGATGAGTTAATGTGCGTTTATCGAGAGCGGGGAAGGAAGACAAGCACAACCACCACATCAACAACTAAATCACCGTCAACAACCAGTATACCACCCACAACAGCACCACTTACAACGAAAACAACCgcaggaacaacaacaagcacCACAACTACTAATCCGGTGACCAGTACAAGTACAAGGCGTCCGCCCAGGACCACGCCCAACCGAAGTCGAAAGCCCAAGTCTTAG